The Gossypium arboreum isolate Shixiya-1 chromosome 2, ASM2569848v2, whole genome shotgun sequence region TACGACAACTGGGAGTTCTTCTCTCGCTAATTATGTTGGAAGCTACGGTTTTTATCCTACGAGCCTTATTATGACAGTTGGTAGCTTTTCTCTCGCTAACTATGTTAGAGGGTGCAATTTTTTATCCTGCGAGCCTTATTATGACAAATGGGAGCTTTGCTCTTGCTAACTGTGTTGGTGGCTGCGGTTTTAATCCTGTGAGCCTTATTATGACAAATGAGAGCTTTGCTCTTGCTAACTGTGTTGGGGGCTACAGTTTTAATCCTGCGAGCCTTAGTATGACACAAATGTTGTTAGGGAAAGATTCTTCATGCACAGGATAAGGATTTAAACATAATACTTTTTGAGATGTCGCGTATTCCAAGTTCACAGTACAACCATGCCCTCTATTCTTGCTAGTTTATATGCTCCGTAACCTATTTTTTCTATAACTTTgtatggcccttcccaatttggaACCATTTTTCCCAATTGCAATTCAGTAGACTAGCTTCGATATTTCTTAAGACAAGATTTTCCATTTGAAAGTGCTTATTTTTTACCTTGGAATTGTAGTAGCAAGCTATTTATTGGGTGTGTGCTGCATTTCTAATTTCAGCAGCCTCTCTGAGTTTGTCAATTAGGTCAAGATTTAGCATGATGGCCTCTTGATTAGCTTCCTAATTAAAGTGTTGCGCTCTATGCAACCTCAAACCAATCTCTGCAGGGATTATAGCTTTTGCACCGTAGATAAGTGAAAAAGTTGTTTCTCCCATTACTGTATGGGCTGTAGTTTACAAGGCCCATAAAATTCCATGCAGTTCTTCCAACCATGCGCCCTTAGCCCCGCCAACTTTTTTCTTGAGGGCTGTTAGAATTTTCTTGTTCAGTACTTTTACTTGCCCATTAGTCTATGGTGTTTTCACTGAGCTTTGAGCTAAAGCTATCTGGAGGTCAATGCATAATTTTTTAAACTTTTCCTCGAATTGTGTACCATTTTTCATAATAATCATATGAGTTATCGCAAACCTGCTGAGAATCAATTTCCATAGGAAGGACTCCATCTGTTTCTCTGTGATAGTTGTCAAAGCTTCAACTTCAATCCATTTGGTGAACTAGTTCACATCCACTACTATAAACTTCTTTTGTGCCATGGCTATAGGAAATGAGCCAAGGATATCAACCCCCCAAGCTGCGAAAGGCCAACAACCTGACATGACTTGAAAAGGCTCCAATGGTTGTCGCTGAATTTTGGCATTTCTTTGGcaggaatcacacatgcgacctaactggTGTGCGTCTTTTTGGACTATAGGCTAGTAATACCTTTGCCTAAAGATTTTTTGTGTGAATAATCTACTCCCTAAGTGATCATCGCAAATCCTCTTGTAGATTTCTTGTATAACATATTCAGCCTAAGGTGGTGATTGGCACCGTAACAGTGGATACGAAAATCCCTTTCTATATAGTACACCATCCAAAAGGGTGTACCTATCAAATGTAGTATTAAATATGTTGTCTTAATTCATCGTGTAATCAGATGAGTTTGCAACATTCAAATATTCGAATAATATATTGGGAAtttggaaaatatttttaatttgtaatgATGACATACCTCACTGCTTTGCATTGTACTTTTACGAGCTCCTTCTTGTCTCAGTTGTCTAGTTCACCTTGGAGGGTGCAAATTACTAGTGTCATTCAGGTCTCCTCCTGATCCATGTATAATACTTGCGGTGTATCATAGCTCGGGGTCTCCCTATGCTTGAGTAGGATCCTCTCTTTGTTCGATGATAACAAAGGATCCTAATTGAGACAAAGTATCAGCACGCGTGTTGTCGCTTCTAAGGAACAGCTTAATTTAAGCTTTGTCGAACCCTGCGAGCAACTGGCTTGCTATTGCGTGATATTTTTTCAGCACCACTTCTTTTACATCGTATTCTTCATTCATTTATTCTGCCACCAATTGCGAATCTATATGGACAATCAGGTCCTTTGCTCCTAGCTGGCTTGCTAATTGCAGTCCTGATACTAAGACTTCATATTCAGCAATGTTATTGGATGTTTGGAACCCAAATGACAATCTGTACTCCCATTCGCTGCCATTGGGGTTGACTATGAATGCACCTGTGAGGCATTGTATGTCTTTTATGGTTCACAGATAAGGTATTTCCATGATGACTTTGATCATTTTCAGGTTCACCTCTATCTCCATTTCTgaaatcataaaccccaaaaaccTACCAGTTCGCACACTAAAGGCAcacttcttgtaacacccctaacccgtatccgtcgccggattagggttacaaggcattaccataaGACATAGCTTAACGCATTCATTAGGCACTTTTTATGCATTAAAAATTTCTATTATAGTAATCAATAAAACAAaccaaatcaatatatcatcacttAACATGAGTCACAAATATTacatatttaaaacattaacTAATTCAAACATTGAATCGTTCAAATATACTTTAAACAATGTGGTCATTAATTCCATGATATTCGAACACCTAAAATTTGAgttataaatatctatatttttaatcacatatatcatgcaCATAACAAATCAAATAATGCATTTTACATCTATTAGGAACATTAGATTATACGGCCAAAAAGATCAACTTCACAAACGATTCAAATGTTActcaattaactaaaattatctaaCAATCACATCATTTACAACTATTACCAATgcgcaatatgtatatatataaaactaatattcaaacCCAAAAACAACTCACCCAATTTGCATTAAACCATCATGATACTTTTTAACAATTATTACCAATCATTTGGTCGTTTTCTAAAACTTTGACTGaatataaacattttaattacatGCTTATTCATTATCCACTACTATTTGTACCACTCAAAGCATACCATAAGCACATGTTTACGAGACTTAATTCTCATGGAAAATTTTACCGTACCCTTTTAAGACATGTTAAGTACATAAAACCATTCAACTTCTACATATGCTGCATATTACTATAATGCATAACATACATACAAGATTTTATTTCTATGCTTCCTCCATTTGGCTAATAACACATCCACAAAAAGATTACATAGCTTCACTACTCCAAATTTACCAATGTTTTTCAATTACAAAGTGTATGAAATTTAATCTCCATTTATACAATATTATTACACAACCAAATATGCAACCATTATTTTACCACCTTACTAAACCAAATCCTAGTCAATTCAAATACAACCCAcacttttatcaaatatatcaagcCTACATAGCATAATCATAACTTAACTAGCTCAAAACATACTTAAAATACAACttcttccattattttctcatttaccgAAACATTTaatcatgcacttatataataaCTTTGAACATTGACAATTTAAATCAAGCCATTAAATCTTTCTCTAAATGTTTCTCACATATATAGCAAGCATTTAAtccaataaaaatatatatcatgACCAAAATCAACCAAGTTTAAAACATCATTCAATATTAAACATACTAAATCCAACATTTGTATACCATATTATCTTCACTTTAACTATATGAAAAACTATCTTACTTTAATACCGGATCATATAGTCATATATAATTAAATCACCAAAACCAAAGCCAACATAACCATATCTTGACCAAACCTTGAAACTGAACTTAATAAATtaagcaagccattttcgcatggcttttataTACATAtcccaaaatcaaacatattacaactagcctatacatgccataagttcaagaATTCAGCTCATAAAATATcgaagacagtcgatagtgtgataagctcCTCTGACGATTCCCGAactcgtaacttgaatccaaaatctataaaacagaggtaagCATGAACACACACAGTGTAagctttcatagcttagtaagtcataagcaaataaatgaattaatagcataatcaaatcatttaaaccaaattatactatcgtAGTTACTTTAAATCTTAAACTTACAAATTCATGTATTTGATATGTACTTTCACATGTAGGTTATTCATGGccgaatgaacatatacatttttttacaaacaatcattcaatttccaagccaaaatatctttatcataacTAATACATTTACACTTATATGcataaattcataagtcaaaaGGATAATAATCTCAAAGGATAATAatctcatatatatttattttatgtagccgaatacacatacacatatataagaaaaatatatCTTTCAATTTCAAAGCTAAATACCATTATATGAATACATATActtatactcatgaatcaaaatataatatcatatgcatatacataGAAAAGGTCGAATATACTTCACAAGATACACATGTTCACATTAATGACTTACTTACCTTGTTTCTAGTAGGTAATAAACCAATTCATACTtgatcattttagctcattttGCACATTCGATCCCAACTTATCGATGCCCGATGAACCaatcggaattggataggacactcggataatcacacatatatcgtacaatgccaacgtccctaacgtggtcttacatgtaatcacatatcgatgccattgtcctagacagggtcttactcgcacgcatatatcggagtcacatatcgatgccatggtcttactcgcacatcatatatcggaatcctatgtcatgacatatgtatcctagctattcttaaGGTCCATATAGGGCTTTCGAACGTCATAACTCGGTCGAAACTATTTCATAAACATTGTTCCCAAGGATAATCACATTCGACATTCACATATAAAAtctcatataatttaatttcagctTATAAACTCATAAATAATTAGAATTAACAATCTCTATTTGCTTATacacttacctcggacgatgtaaaacggaacgggacgactagtcgacaactttcgttttcccccgatccaaatccaatttctatggttcttgatctaagaatattcaaattaagctcattcaaacatattttcattcaatttagtccaaaaacacataaatgggcaaattaccattttcccctaacatttacaatttttataatttagtctcttttgcacaaaacacaaagtatgcaaaatttcaatacactCACGTTAGGCCAAATTTTCCCAtgttcatacaagcccatatatttaatttatttcacattttagtccctcaaattattattttttcaatttagtcctaattacttaaaatcatcaaaatctccaatacaaaacatgttaatctaaaacatgtctttcatatttcatcatcaaacaacaaaaatcacaagctctcatcaatcgCATAACTCAAactattcatcaaaataaaaaatttaagcatgggtcttgtagattacttagcaacgatctcaaaaacgtaaaaattatccaaaactgagctaaacacataccttaattgagcttaAGAGATGGTCGAACCctaacttattttatttcttttctttgttttagtttcagcaataaaataaagaatgaaCACATAAAtggctttgattttttttttatgttattctttatattataataacatatattattggtTTCGTAAATTAAccttattaaatttataataatgcCATATAAGATAAGCCCTTAGTCGTCCATTCAATAAGTCAATGAACATAAAATGGCTTTCACTTTTATgctttatgatatatatatataaattaaagtttaatttacatataactttaatgaaataatataaaaactatatAATTTATGCCTACCACCGTCCCACTAATAAATAAGTGGGCTATTTACAACTTAAAGGCTTTCATTAATAAAGCCATTAACAATTCGGTCCTTTTTAGAAATaacaactaaaattttattttacgcgattaagtcctctattcaatcaaacattcaaacgataaaatttaagcacgaaaatttcaaagatgtaaattcacacaaaatgaacatataaaataatttttaaatatttttctgactcagattcgtggtctcaaaaccaccgtttcgattagggtctaaatcaggctgttccACTTCTCAAGATTCAGTTTCATGTTGTGAGCCTTTAGGACTGCAAATGTCTCTGAATTCAAATGGAAGAAAAAATCAGTTGCTAAATGAATTCCAATTTGTTTAGGCTTCGACATGTTCCCTTATCAACTCGGTCTTTACTAACATGTCATCCACGTAGACCTCGAGCCCGCGACCTATCTGGTTCTTGAATATCCTGTTTGCTAGTCTTTGATAGGTTACTCTTGTATTCTTGAGGCTGAATAGCATGACCCAATAGCAAAAAAGCCCTTTTCAATGATGAAGATTGTCTTTTCCTGGCCACCTTGATCTAACAGAATTTGATTGTATACTAAGAAAGCGTCCATGAAGTTCATGACCATGTGACCTACAGAGGCATTCACTAATTGCTCAATCGAGGGTAAGGGAAAATTGTACTTAGGGCACACTTTGTTAAGGTTCGTAAAGTCAATACATATTTTCCATTAGTCGTTTTCCTTCTTCATCATTACTACATTCGAAACCCAATCCAAATATTCCATTTCTCTGATGAACCCTGCCAATAACAGCTTAGCTCCCTTTATTTCACCGTTTCCACCACTTGTGGCGTGAACTTTATTCTATTTTACTTTACTGGCTTCACCTCCAGGAGCACGTTCAACTTGTGCACAATTACTTGGGGGTCCACACACTCGGTATGTCTGCTGCAGACCAGGCAAAAACATCTAAATTCTTCCTCAAGCATCAGATCAATAcactcttttcttcttcttccaatGTTGAAGAAATTTTTACAGTCCTTTCTTCACCATCACAAAATAGTTACGGAAACTCAGTGTGTCAGTGGCCTCAGGTTTTTTGCTTCTATGCTTATCTCTCATGTCCAAACTATCTAAATCAAGAACCTGACTTGCCAATTCAGGTCTTTGTGAAATTTGCCCTTCGGCCACAGGCTCTCTCGCTTGCCTAATAGACAACTTATGACACTACCTTGTAGTCCACTAATCTGATCGCATGAATCCAACCCCAATCTTTTTTGGAAACTTGATTTTCATATAGAATGTTGCAACCACCATCTTTTCCATCCTCATTATTGGCCTTCCGAATACGGCGTTATATGCCATTGTATGGTTTATCACGTAGAACCGAACATATTACGCAGTTGTGTACTCGTTATCCTCTAAGGTGACTGGTAAGGTGATTGAGTCTCTCACCTCAACGAGGTGATTCATGAAACCGTACAACAGACTATCCTTGGACAACACATGTTGTTTTAGCTCCATCTTTTGATATATGTCCCAATACAACACTTCTACCACACTTCTGTTGTCCACTAATATTCTTTTAACCTCAAAACTCGCGACTGTTACGGAGGCCACCATCGGATCATTACCTTATTTATTGCAGACAGGTTCCTCGTCGTCACCAAATTCCACACTCCACTTCTCCTGCTACCTGGCCTCTTGGGAGTGCTAACCGACATTACACTTTGCATGTGTACCCTCATATTTGTATTAGAACCTGCCCAATCCTCGTCTATACTTATTATCACATGGATGGTGCCCTTAACTTTTTACTTACCCTTGGGATCGCTGCGCGAGCTCTGAACCTACTGCGAACCATTCTAATTTACGAACTCGGGGAGCTTGCTATTTCAAACCACCTCTTCTATATATCTTTTAGCGTGAAACAAACCTCGGTCTTGTGCCCCATGTCGTTGTGAAAAGCGCATCGGTCCCTCGAGTTCATATTTCTCCCAATGCTCCTCATCGGGGGTGGCTTGGGTAGGATTCCAAGGCTATTAACTTGAGTGAGAATGTAGGTTCAGGTAGCATTTAATGGGGTGTAAGCTTCATACCTTCCCTGAGGAACATATCTTTTGGTGTGGTCTTGCTGAGGTCTCAGGGGAGCCCTGAGTGTGTTATCTTGGGCCTGACTCTTTTGTGGCATGTCATTTTTTACTCGCAGTGATTGGCTAGGGGGCCCCATTTGCTACAAGGTCCTTCCTTGTTTCTGAACTTTCTGACTCCTGGCACAAGATACTCTTTTGATTTCCTCTACTTCTGTGAACTTGTGGGTTCACTCGTAAAGGTTAGCTAGACTTTACAGTCTATTATCCGTGAAAGAATATTATACGTGGTCATTTTGTACTCCCATGATAAAGGCATCTATGACCCACTGGTTCTCCAAGTTTTTGGTGTTTAGGGTCACCGCATAGAACCCCTTCACATAATCTAGAAGGGACTCGCCCCTTTGTTTTATGGACATGAGTCCCATAGGCATATTCATGATCGCTCCGTGGGCTCTGAATCTACCCAAGAACATCTATCTCAACTGTGAGAAGTTTTGAACTGAACCCTATAGAAGGGATAGGTATCAATCTTTGGCACTCCCTTTGAGCATTATGGAAAAAGCTTTGCACTTCATTGCATATGATGCTCCCAGTACATTCATGTAGCCATTGTACTGCATCAGAAGAGCTCATGGGTCCTTTCTTCTCTTGAACATATCTTTCGGGGCCTTGAAGTCAAAGTTTATCGCTGCGATTTCAAAGGTCAATGGGTTATTGGAACAAAACAACCAATCCATGTCCTACGATTTAGGGTGTAACGCCAGTATGTCTATGCGCAACTCATCCATTTCATTTTGTTATTCTTTGATCTGCATGCCTAGGGCCTTGTCCTGCGTGTTTTCATTATCTTGAAAGTCGGAGTTATCAGAATGCACCTTTCTTTACAACTCATGTTGAAAAGCTTTTTGTTGCTCGAACCGTGCATCCTGAGTAGCCATCTGTTCCATCATAAACCTCATTTGCTCCTAAAGGGCTAGAAATTGCTACGGGGGTGCCTCTTGGTTGAGAGGTGACAACTCTTGATCGGTAGAGATATTGAAGTCCAAAGGGCTAGAAGCTCCCCAATAGACTATATTGTCGAGATTTTCTGGTCTATCACTGAACCACCTAGCAAATAAGTTTGTTTCATTGTACCAGTCACCAGAACTTGACGCTCCGACCTATCTTAATAAAGAGTTGAAGGGGAAATTTTCACTCGAGTAAGCCATTTGCTTCGAAAACTGAAGAATGCTTAATCATATTCTAAAAAATCTAAAGATCGCGTGTTTGATCCACGCTCACCGTACCATTTGTTGAGTAATATGTTCCCGTGCGTTATTGATAGGAGTGTTCGGGTATTTATACATATTGTTATAGATGCTATTACAGCTCATGATAGGGATCCACTATTTTGTCTTGACTTTGCTGCCTCTAGTACTGACATTATTTGTCCCTAGTACTGTCATTCTCTGCGAACTCTAGGTCTGCTGGGTACGTGTCTACAGAGCATGTGGTCCTTTCTGTTCTTAGGACTAACATTCTGAGTGGGCTCTATGCTTGCTAGACACGTGTTTGGGTGGCCTGCAGAGCACGTGGTCCTTTCTACAAGCTCATTAGGTGTATATCAGCTGAGACTGTAGCCATATTTGGGTTTCTACGAGCTAGATCTGCGGCCTAGCCTTGCGAGCTGGATCCTTGGCTTTACCTTGCAAGCTGGGTCCACGAGCTCGCTTTGATGTCCTCTCGTGGTTTGCCTCACACTCAATCTTTTAGTGGGACCTATCTGGGTCACAAGTCGAGATAGATCCTTTCTAGGACTCGGGTCGATGATTACTGATGTATAACAAATAGGACATGCTCAGTACATTTACCTATACTTAGAGGTGTTCATGAGCCAAGCTAGACTCATGCATggtattaataatatatatgttattaatAGAACCCCTGATTGAGTTAATGTTACGGTTTAACTGCATTCCAACTCGATTAGGAAATTATTACCATCCCTTTTAttaaatgattattattattttgatggccTTTTTGTgttttcatacttttatatagtttttaaataaaagaagtAAAAATTAACATGTATAGGGATTTAACTTGTgtttaataaaagttataaacaatttttttactattacagcaataataaataaattttagtaaaaagTTAACTTTTAACATAAAGTGTTTTCTCTCACCAAATTTGTGTATTGATACTTGTATACTATTTATTAAATCTTTTACTAAGTTGGTGTTTCCCATCAATCGAGTCCCAACTCAATTAGGGAATAACCAAAAACCGGTTGTGTTTGCAAAGTTATATGATAATGTGAGTGTTTTTGTCTTCTTATATTCttataaatcaatacaaaattatCCTTAATAAGATTTGAACTAAGAACACAATGCATATAAAACATTTTTATTTACCATTTGAACTAaagcaatttttaatttttatttgaaacttTAATAACTTATATCCGTGTTCTAAATTTTCATAGATTTGTGTATCTATCTATATACTTACTATTTATTAAGTGTTTTATTGAGTTGTTACCCTCAACTGGTTCACCAACTCAATTAGAAAATTACAAAATGCTCttctataattaaaataaatttatattatttgagggtaatttaatcttttaagcAATCAATCCAAGCCCTTTTAAGTTCGTCTATATTATTTGTTCTATATATATTtccattaaatttctaaacataaaCAATTTAGCTgattataaaatagaaaattatttaataccaCGCCATTAGAAAAAACTTCACAAACATGTTAAGGGTTTGACAAATGTATTATAGAgtgtaataaaaaaattaattatataaataaatatgttaCTTATTACATCCTGTGAAATCTATAAAACCCCACCaacaatttatcaaataattaCCATTATAAAATATTCTCCAAAAAACACAACACATTATAAAACAAAAGGACaaaataacacattataaacatGACTTCAAATCTTAAGAGTCTAGAGTCCAATCCCTATCCATACTTTAAATCTGTTTTATTTTTTAGACttaatatttttacttcaaaTCTGTCTCATTTTTTAAACTTAATACTTTTTGTTCAAACTTCGAGCTTGGACAAACCCTACAAAAGAACAAGTTGATACTGAAAGTCAACCCtatgcttttgtttctttttcctttttataaGAGGTTTTTAAGATCTGTTAATGGTTTTTCCAGATAATAGCAAGGCTTATAAGCAAATTCATCAGCCCATTTCAGACAAAGGAAGTTGACATGGCTATTCTTGTACCTCTGCATATGAtgtattttagaaaatttcaagAAACACACTGATGTTAACCGGGTCAATAACCAGCAATCGTCAATGTAAATTCACCAACATGAAAAAAAAGCACATCATTGACTCAAGTCACTAACATTGAAACCTCTATTAATAGCATAATCTATGAAGCTATAGAGTGGCGCCACACAGTCACCATACTTTTCAAAGCCATCCAATTCGTTCTTAGCCTTGCTTCGAAGCTCTTCTATAATTTCCATCGACTTCTCGATCCCATACAAGCTCACATAACCTTTACCTTTCTTTTCCTGCCCCTCGGTTCCTTCTTTTTCTGTCAATTTTGACAGTAAAACATCATTCACCACTTCATACAATACACCCACAGCTCTCCCGTACCTCCTCAACCTTTCTATCTCGTCATCTTTGGCACCGGCCAACAATCCCCCACACACTGCAGAGCATTCACCCATTGCACCGTATTTTTTCTCTTGGATAAAATCAACAGTGTTGCCGCCTTTGAGGTCTAGGAACTGCCCAGCAGCCATGCCAGAAGACCCCACAGTGCGTGCTATCTCAGCAATCACATGCAAGAGCCGGGATTCAGGAACAAGTTCAGGAGGCGTATGCATGACAATATGGTGGAAGCCAAGAGGGAAGAGTGCATCACCAGCAAGGATCGCCATGTCATCACCAAAGACCTTATGGTTCGAAGGTTGGCCTCTGCGTTCTGGAGCATCATCCATGCAAGGAAGGTCATCATGAATTAATGAAGCAGCATGAACCTGTAAAAATGAAAAAAGTTCAGTTCTAACCTGCACTTATGATCATCTGGTACCGATTTAAACTACATACAGACAACATAAAAGACAACGTCAGTTTAAATAGAACAACTTGCAGACATCTCTTTGATTTAGCAACAAAGAATACTACATATTAAAACAAACTTCCATGGCCAGTGAATCTTCAAGAGTGTTCTAACAAAGCAATGAATTGTTTTTCTTGTATTTCTGAATTAAGTTTTGTACTCAGTTTAGGCAAATGATATTGCGCAAACATAATCCCAGCAATCTTCAGAAAAAAAGATAACTCTTCCTACTTCAATGTCAAACAGTGATTCTCGttataaatatgataaaatcCTGATCCATTTGTTTATCAATTATAACCAAGATTGAATTCAgtggaccacaaattcaaaagtATACTGCACCAGGGTTATATTCTCATTCCATGTGAGATTTTATGTTAATTTGAACATTGATATAATCATTCAAAAACAATCCAAAAACCATTCGGGAAAAGGTTACCTTTTCTCATAATCAACACTAATTCTAGTTTTTGATTCTCTAAAAATTAAACTCTATGAAGAAAGTAACCAATGCTTGATATTACATGCTGCAGCTACTAGAGCTTCATAAAGGGAAGATTCATAAAAATTTATAGAATTAAAACTAGATAAAGTAATCCAACCAAAGTTTTACACCATATTCCTTAAAGCAGATACCTAAGCGTGGTTACTAAAGAACAATCAGATCAAATCATGTGAATAGAGAGGAAATT contains the following coding sequences:
- the LOC108467309 gene encoding heterodimeric geranylgeranyl pyrophosphate synthase small subunit, chloroplastic is translated as MVFSTVLTSVPNLYLTRKPKDIHIPIRCLSSPSVSISSESNLTQFDLKAYWATLYAEITQKLEEAIPVKYPDQIYEAMRYSVLAKGAKRAPPVMCVAAYEIFGDNRLAAFPTACALEMVHAASLIHDDLPCMDDAPERRGQPSNHKVFGDDMAILAGDALFPLGFHHIVMHTPPELVPESRLLHVIAEIARTVGSSGMAAGQFLDLKGGNTVDFIQEKKYGAMGECSAVCGGLLAGAKDDEIERLRRYGRAVGVLYEVVNDVLLSKLTEKEGTEGQEKKGKGYVSLYGIEKSMEIIEELRSKAKNELDGFEKYGDCVAPLYSFIDYAINRGFNVSDLSQ